Part of the Virgibacillus necropolis genome, CAGCGGCGTTTAAGTCAGGCATTTTTGTTTCCGCAATTTCTTTTACTTTATCGCGTTTAACAGTAGCGACTTTATTACGATTAGGTTCACCTGAACCAGATTCTATACCAGCTGCTTTTTTCAACAATACAGCAGCAGGTGGAGTTTTTGTAATAAACGTAAATGAACGGTCTTCAAATACCGAAATTTCAACCGGGATAATCATACCAGCTTCATCTTGCGTACGAGCATTAAATTCCTTACAGAATCCCATGATATTAACACCTGCTTGACCTAATGCTGGTCCTACTGGTGGTGCTGGGTTTGCTTTACCAGCTGGAATTTGTAGTTTTACAATCTTAATTACTTTTTTAGCCACGAGACACACCTCCTTAAAGTCCGTGATGTGGTAATAGGGTTTTTTACCCTCCCACTCATTATTAGCCATTTCCCTCGAAATCAAGGACATAAATAACAAGAGAATTTTAGCATGAATTAGAAAAGAATGCAAGATATTGTATTAGAATTAACAACATTGCTTTACTTTATATTTTTTCAATTTGAGAGAAATCTAGTTCAACTGGGGTTTCTCTACCAAACATATTAACATGTACCTTCACTTTTTGCTTATCAATATCAATATGCTCAATCGATCCTGTGAAATTCGCAAATGGTCCATCATTTACACGTACATTTTCTTTTAAGTCGAAGTCAATTTGGGTTACCGCTTCTGAAACACCCATGCGTTTTAGGACAGTTTCTACCTCATCGGGTAATAACGGGGTAGGCTTAGAACCATGTCCGCTAGATCCAACGAATCCCGTCACTCCAGGTGTGTTACGAACCACATACCAGGAATCATCCGTCATAATCATTTCAGTCAACACATAACCAGGGAAGAACTTCTTTTTAACGACCTTCTTTTTCCCATTTTTAATTTCTGTTTCTTCATCCTCTGGAACAATTACACGAAAGATTTTATCTTCCATCCCCATTGTTTCTACTCGTTTTTCTAAATTCATTTTTACTTTATTTTCATACCCAGAATATGTATGAACAACGTACCAATTTTTCTCCATTTGAACAGGACAACTTTATTGTCCTTCCCTCCCTTGATTAGAAAAGCGGAGGCGACTGGTCTGTCGTGACCCCAAGAAGCCGTAGCTAGACAGAAAGATACAGACAAGCTGCTAGCCTGGACATTTGCTGACATCCGCTCTAAAAATTGTACAATATTAAAAAACCCGTTAAGTCGGGTTTTTTCAAAAGCACTATTAATCTCCATTATAACATAACTAAAGCTTTATTATTCAAGAATATAATTAAAAACTATTTAATACAAGCGTAATCAATTGATCGATAACCGTAAAAAACAATGCTACAAATACCACGGTTGCAATTACAGTAATCGTGTAACTAGTTAGCTCTTTCCCTTTTGGCCAGCTAACTTTCTTCATTTCACGTGATACATTCTTTAAAAATTGGAAAAGCTTCATGGTAGTACCCCCAGACTTCACTTAAAAGGATGCTTCTTATTTAGTTTCACGGTGCAATGTATGTTTTCCACATGTTTTGCAATACTTTCGGACTTCCAATCGACTAGGTTGTGTGGATACATTTTTATTAGTTGAATAGTTTCGACTTGAACACTCTGCACACGCCAAAATTACCTTTTTATTCACTCTATCACCCCATACTAAGGGTTTTTTCACTTCTACTAATGTAGCATTGTTACTATATTGTGTCAATGCTCGTTTATAAGGTTATTTCCTGTGATTCTATCAATTGCTCGAATTTACGTTTTACTCGTTGCAGTGCATTGTCAATTGATTTCACGTGACGTTTTAGTTCCACGGATATCTCTTGATATGACTTGCCATCTAGATATAGATGCAGTGATTTCTTCTCTAACTCGCTTAATAATTCCGATAATTTAGATTCCATATCCGTGTATTTTTCACGGCTCACGAGTAATTCTTGTGGATCAATAGATCTTGAGCCTGCAATAATATCTAATAATGTTCGGTCAGATTCCTCATCATACACTGGTTTGTCGAGTGAAACATAAGAATTCAATGGTATATGCTTTTGTCGTGTTGATGTTTTTACTGCTGTAATAATTTGTCTTGTGATACACAGTTCGGCAAAAGCTTTAAAAGAAGAGAGCTTGTCCGAATCAAAATCACGGATTGCTTTATAAAGACCTATCATACCTTCTTGGACAATATCTTCTTTATCAGCTCCTATTAAAAAATAGGTTCGTGCTTTTGCTCGCACAAAGTTTTTATATTTGTGAATTAAATAATCAAGCGCACGGCTATTACCTTCATGAATAAGATGAATGATAGCGTTATCATCAAGCGCGTTTAAGTTATCGTTTTCTGTCTCTAGCTGCTTGACATTCACAAAAAAGACCTCCCGACACAAAACCTGTCAATATATAGCATTATTATACAGGAGTTGTTTCCAAGTCGTCAATATGAAATCTGTTTAGATGATGCATTATGTAGGCGTTTTCACACCTTATTCGTTGCCACGACGCCACTTTTCGAACTTTTCTAAAATATCATCTGGTAATGGGATTTTGCTGTACCTTTTTTCCTTCTGGTGTTGTTTGATGCTTTTTTCTATTTCTGCTTCCATATCTATTAGTTCGATATATAATTCTCTTGCCGACTTTCGTAGTGCACCTCTTCCAAAAATGGTACGTTGCTCCGCATAGTCAGAGGTAGCAACGTATACTTGGTTCACTACATTTTTTAGTTCCTTTACAAGCTTTTCTATACGTTCATCTGCAGTCTCGTTTTCCTTGGTGTAAATTATTTCTACTCTATATTCCTTCAATTTACTCGCAACACCAGGGACGTAAAATGCATCAAAAATTATAATAACTCGGTAACCAGTAAATGCTTTATATTCAGCCATTTTTTCAATTAAAAGATTGCGAGCCTGTTCAAGATCAATATCCTTCAGCCGCTTCAATTCATCCCAGTCACCTATGATATTATATCCGTCTACAACTAGTACATCCATCACTTAACCCCTTACCGGATACCTTTTCCGGAATACTTCATAAAGTAATAAACTGCATGCTACAGATGCATTTAACGAGGATACTTTCCCTTTTAAAGGAAGGCTTACAGTCCAATCGCATTTCTCTTGTACAAGGCGACTCATCCCTTTACCTTCGTTACCTATGACTAACGCAAGCGGCATTGTTCCGTCAAGTGCGCGATAATCTTCCGTACCATCTGCTGCCGTTCCAACCACCCATACATTCCGTGCCTTCAATTCTTCTATGGTAGTTGCAATATTGGTTACTCGGGTAACTGGTATATGCTCAATCGCACCGGCTGATGTTTTAGCAACAGTCGCAGTAAGGCCAACTGATCGTCGTTTAGGAATGATTACACCATGTACTCCCGTTGCATCGGCTGTTCGTAGAATGGATCCTAAATTATGTGGATCCTCTAGCTCGTCCAAGATAATAAAAAACGGAGCTTCATTTCTTGTTGTTGCGACTTGAAATAAATCATCTAAATCTGCATATTGATAGGACGCAACATATGCAAGAATTCCTTGATGATTACCCTCAGTCAGCTGATCAAGCTTACTTTTTGGAACCTTTTGCACAATTGTGTTCGCAGCCTTTGCCAATTGATTTGCTTTTTTGCTAGCATTAATATTTAGTTGATCGGAAATTAATACCTTATTTACTGAATGACCTGATTTCAATGCTTCAAACACTGGGTTTTTCCCAACAATGATCTCTTGATCCAATTCAGACACTCCCTTCCTCGATAAATTTAATTGCTTCATCTATTAATTCCTTCAACCGCGCTTCATTTTTTTCTAGATAATGATAACCAATCAGCGCTTCAAAAGCAGTGCTATAGCGATATGTTTGAACGGTTGTGTTTTTCGGAATGGAACCTGACTTAGCATTTCGTCCACGTGCAACAATCCGTTCTTCCTCATCTGATAGAACCTGTCTTTCCAGCCAATGCAAGATTATTCTAGCCTGTCCCTTTGCTGATACAAATGTAATAGCCTTTTTATGAAGATCATTAGGCTTCACTTGTCCTGAAAGAATCAAGTGTTCGCGAACACTGACCTCGTAAACCGCATCACCCATGTAAGCTAATGCAAGACTTTTCAGCTGTTTAACGTCCAAATTCATGCATTAGCCTCTTTTCCATCTTGTTCCTTGAGGTGTATCTTCTAACCAGATACTTTTCTCCTTTAATGTATCACGGATTTCATCTGCTCGTTTAAAGTCACGGTTTTTGCGGGCATCGATACGTTCCTGAATCAAGGCATCTATATCCGCG contains:
- the rplK gene encoding 50S ribosomal protein L11; its protein translation is MAKKVIKIVKLQIPAGKANPAPPVGPALGQAGVNIMGFCKEFNARTQDEAGMIIPVEISVFEDRSFTFITKTPPAAVLLKKAAGIESGSGEPNRNKVATVKRDKVKEIAETKMPDLNAADVEAAMRMVEGTARSMGITIED
- the nusG gene encoding transcription termination/antitermination protein NusG, with protein sequence MEKNWYVVHTYSGYENKVKMNLEKRVETMGMEDKIFRVIVPEDEETEIKNGKKKVVKKKFFPGYVLTEMIMTDDSWYVVRNTPGVTGFVGSSGHGSKPTPLLPDEVETVLKRMGVSEAVTQIDFDLKENVRVNDGPFANFTGSIEHIDIDKQKVKVHVNMFGRETPVELDFSQIEKI
- the secE gene encoding preprotein translocase subunit SecE, with product MKLFQFLKNVSREMKKVSWPKGKELTSYTITVIATVVFVALFFTVIDQLITLVLNSF
- the rpmG gene encoding 50S ribosomal protein L33; the protein is MNKKVILACAECSSRNYSTNKNVSTQPSRLEVRKYCKTCGKHTLHRETK
- the sigH gene encoding RNA polymerase sporulation sigma factor SigH, which translates into the protein MNVKQLETENDNLNALDDNAIIHLIHEGNSRALDYLIHKYKNFVRAKARTYFLIGADKEDIVQEGMIGLYKAIRDFDSDKLSSFKAFAELCITRQIITAVKTSTRQKHIPLNSYVSLDKPVYDEESDRTLLDIIAGSRSIDPQELLVSREKYTDMESKLSELLSELEKKSLHLYLDGKSYQEISVELKRHVKSIDNALQRVKRKFEQLIESQEITL
- a CDS encoding NYN domain-containing protein — encoded protein: MDVLVVDGYNIIGDWDELKRLKDIDLEQARNLLIEKMAEYKAFTGYRVIIIFDAFYVPGVASKLKEYRVEIIYTKENETADERIEKLVKELKNVVNQVYVATSDYAEQRTIFGRGALRKSARELYIELIDMEAEIEKSIKQHQKEKRYSKIPLPDDILEKFEKWRRGNE
- the rlmB gene encoding 23S rRNA (guanosine(2251)-2'-O)-methyltransferase RlmB codes for the protein MDQEIIVGKNPVFEALKSGHSVNKVLISDQLNINASKKANQLAKAANTIVQKVPKSKLDQLTEGNHQGILAYVASYQYADLDDLFQVATTRNEAPFFIILDELEDPHNLGSILRTADATGVHGVIIPKRRSVGLTATVAKTSAGAIEHIPVTRVTNIATTIEELKARNVWVVGTAADGTEDYRALDGTMPLALVIGNEGKGMSRLVQEKCDWTVSLPLKGKVSSLNASVACSLLLYEVFRKRYPVRG
- a CDS encoding Mini-ribonuclease 3 produces the protein MNLDVKQLKSLALAYMGDAVYEVSVREHLILSGQVKPNDLHKKAITFVSAKGQARIILHWLERQVLSDEEERIVARGRNAKSGSIPKNTTVQTYRYSTAFEALIGYHYLEKNEARLKELIDEAIKFIEEGSV